From one Phocoena sinus isolate mPhoSin1 chromosome 6, mPhoSin1.pri, whole genome shotgun sequence genomic stretch:
- the LOC116755876 gene encoding LOW QUALITY PROTEIN: olfactory receptor 13C7-like (The sequence of the model RefSeq protein was modified relative to this genomic sequence to represent the inferred CDS: deleted 1 base in 1 codon): protein MESANQTASVTEFILLGLSAHPRLEKTFFVLILLMYLVTLLGNGVLILVTILDSCLHKPMYFFLRNLSFLDICYTASSVPLILDNFLTHRKTIPFSACAVQMFLSFAMGATECVLLGMMAFDRHMAICNPLRYPEVMSKAAYAPMAASSWAAGSTTVMMQTSLAMQLPFCGDNVINHFTCEILAVLKLACADISINIISMVLANVIFLGIPVLFIFFSYVFIIATILKIPSAERRKKTFCICSAHQTAVVIFYRTILFMYGKPKSKDPLEADKQDLADKLTSLFYGVVTPLLNPIIYSLRNKEAKAAVRNLVTRKRFTQ, encoded by the exons ATGGAAAGTGCCAACCAGACAGCCTCTGTGACAGAGTTCATTCTCCTGGGCCTCTCAGCCCACCCAAGGCTGGAGAAAACGTTCTTTGTGCTCATCCTGCTCATGTACCTGGTGACCCTGCTGGGCAACGGGGTCCTCATCCTGGTGACCATCCTGGACTCCTGCCTACACAAGCCCATGTACTTCTTCCTGAGGAACCTCTCCTTCCTGGACATCTGCTACACAGCCTCCTCAGTCCCCCTCATCCTTGACAACTTCCTGACCCACAGGAAAACCATCCCCTTCTCAGCATGTGCTGTGCAGATGTTCCTCTCCTTTGCCATGGGGGCCACGGAGTGTGTGCTTCTGGGCATGATGGCGTTTGATCGCCATATGGCCATCTGCAACCCCCTGAGGTACCCTGAGGTCATGAGCAAGGCTGCCTATGCACCCATGGCTGCCAGCTCCTGGGCAGCTGGAAGCACCACTGTCATGATGCAGACATCCCTAGCAATGCAACTACCCTTCTGTGGGGACAATGTCATCAACCACTTCACCTGTGAGATCCTGGCTGTCCTGAAGTTGGCCTGTGCTGACATCTCCATCAATATAATCAGTATGGTGTTGGCCAATGTGATCTTCCTGGGCATCCCAGttctgttcatctttttctcctACGTGTTCATCATCGCTACCATTTTGAAGATCCCCTCAgctgagaggaggaaaaagacctTCTGCATCTGCTCTGCCCACCAAACAGCTGTAGTCATCTTCTATAGGACCATCCTCTTCATGTATGGGAAGCCTAAATCCAAGGACCCCCTG GAGGCAGACAAACAGGACCTTGCAGACAAGCTCACCTCCCTCTTCTATGGAGTGGTGACCCCCTTGCTCAACCCCATCATCTACAGCCTGAGGAATAAGGAGGCGAAGGCCGCTGTGAGGAACCTGGTAACTCGGAAACGCTTCACCCAGTGA
- the LOC116754984 gene encoding LOW QUALITY PROTEIN: olfactory receptor 2S2-like (The sequence of the model RefSeq protein was modified relative to this genomic sequence to represent the inferred CDS: deleted 1 base in 1 codon; substituted 1 base at 1 genomic stop codon) encodes MEKANQTSPLVGFILLGLSAHPRLEKTFFVLILLMYLVTLLGNEVLILVTILDSLLQNPMYFFLRNLSFLDICYTTSSVSLVLDGFLAPQETISFSTCAVQMFLSFAMAGTECVLLSVMAFDRYVAICNPLRYPGVMSKAVYVPMAASSWAIGGVASLVHTSLAIQLALCGDNIINHFTCEILAVLKLACADISINVIGMGVTNVIFGGVPVLFISASYVFIIATILRIPXAEGRKKAFSTCSAHLTVVVIFYGTLFFMYGKPKSKDPLLGVDKEDLSDKLISLFYGVVTPTLNPIIYSLRNKDVKAAVRKLLSQKSFGQCCRRSLLWFSPPWKKGLQSLQLPF; translated from the exons ATGGAAAAAGCTAATCAGACCTCCCCCCTGGTGGGGTTCATTCTCCTGGGCCTCTCAGCCCACCCAAGGCTGGAGAAAACGTTCTTTGTGCTCATCCTGCTCATGTACCTGGTGACCCTGCTGGGCAACGAGGTCCTCATCCTGGTGACCATCCTGGACTCCCTCCTACAGAATCCCATGTACTTCTTCCTGAGGAACCTCTCCTTCCTGGACATCTGCTACACAACCTCCTCAGTCTCTCTGGTCCTGGATGGCTTCCTGGCCCCCCAGGAAACCATCTCTTTCTCCACCTGTGCCGTGCAGATGTTCCTCTCCTTTGCCATGGCAGGGACAGAGTGTGTGCTCCTGAGCGTGATGGCGTTTGATCGCTACGTGGCCATCTGCAACCCCCTTAGATACCCTGGGGTCATGAGCAAGGCTGTCTATGTGCCCATGGCTGCCAGCTCCTGGGCTATTGGTGGTGTTGCTTCTCTGGTACACACATCCTTGGCAATTCAGCTGGCCCTCTGTGGGGACAACATCATCAACCACTTCACCTGTGAGATCTTGGCTGTCCTGAAGTTGGCCTGTGCCGACATATCCATCAATGTGATCGGTATGGGGGTGACCAATGTGATCTTC GGGGGCGTCCCAGTTCTGTTCATCTCTGCCTCTTATGTCTTCATCATTGCTACCATCCTGAGGATCCCCTAAGCTGAGGGGAGGAAAAAGGCCTTCTCTACCTGCTCTGCCCACCTCACTGTGGTGGTAATATTCTATGGGACCTTATTTTTCATGTATGGGAAGCCCAAGTCTAAGGACCCCCTCCTGGGGGTAGACAAAGAGGATCTTTCAGACAAGCTCATCTCCCTCTTCTATGGGGTGGTGACCCCCACGCTCAACCCCATCATCTACAGCCTGAGGAACAAGGATGTGAAGGCCGCTGTGAGGAAACTGCTGAGTCAGAAATCCTTCGGTCAGTGTTGTAGGAGGAGTCTTCTGTGGTTCTCACCCCCATGGAAGAAAGGACTTCAATCATTACAGCTGCCATTCTAA